The sequence CTATGTCACAGGGTTATGTTGCCCCCCCCACTCACTGCACCGCTTTCAAAGAACTATGTGGAATGACACAAATCTACAAAAATGTATGTTCTGTCACAGTGAAAATACTAAATTTGGGAAGTCCAATCAATTGTGAGATATGGCATATACATTTTATgttagctcctcacccaagcctctccaggttctcctttacccaaatccagatagcagatgttctgaaagagctgcaaaacctggacccgtacaaatcagctgggcttgacaatctggacccgctatttctgaaactatctgccgccattgtcgcaacccctattaccagcctgttcaacctctctttcatatcgtctgagatccccaaggattggaaagctgccgcagtcatccccctcttcaaagggggagacaccctggacccaaactgttacagacctatatccatcctgccctgcctatctaaggtcttcgaaagccaagtcaacaaacaggtcactgaccatctcgaatcccactgtaccttctccgctgtgcaatatggtttccgagccggtcacgggtgcacctcagccacactcaaggtactaaacgatatcataaccgccatcgataaaagacagtactgtgcagccgtcttcatcgacctcgccaaggctttcgactctgtcaatcaccatattcttatcggcagactctacagcctcggtttttcggatgactgccttgcctggttcaccaattactttgcagacagagttcagtgtgtcaaatcggagagcatgctgtccggtcctctggcagtctctatgggggtgccacagggttcaattctcgggccgactcttttctctgtgtatatcaatgatgttgctctttctgcgggcgattccctgatccacctctacgcagacgacaccattctatatactttcggcccgtcattggacactgtgctatctaacctccaaacgagcttcaatgccatacagcactccttccgtggcctccaactgctcttaaacgcgagtaaaaccaaatgcatgcttttcaaccgatcgctgcctgcacctgcatgcccgactagcatcaccaccctggatggttccgaccttgaatatgtggacatctataagtacctaggtgtctggctagactgcaaactctccttccagacccacatcaaacatctccaatcgaaaatcaaatcaagagtcggctttctattccgcaacaaagcctccttcactcacgctgccaagcttaccctagttaaactgactatcctaccgatcctcgacttcgtcgatgtcatctacaaaatggcttccaacactctactcagcaaactggatgcagtctatcacagtgccatccgttttgtcactaaagcaccttataccacccaccactgcgacttgtatgctctagtcggctggccctcactacatattcgtcgccagacccactggctccaggtcatctacaagtccatgctaggtaaagctccgccttatctcagttcactggtcacgatggcaacacccatccgtagcacgcgctccagcaggtgtatctcactgatcatccctaaagccaacacatcatttggccgcctttcgttccagtactctgctgcctgtgactggaacgaattgcaaaatcgctgaagttggagacttttatctccctcaccaacttcaaacatcagctatccgagcagctaaccgatcgctgcagctctacatagtctataggaaaatagcccacccattttcacctacctcattcccatactgttttttatactgtttttatttatttatttttctgctcttttgcacaccaatatctctacctgtacatgacctgatcatttatcactccagtgttaatctgcaaaactgtattattcgcctacctcctcatgccttttgcacacattgtatatagactgcccatttttttctactgtgttattgacttgttaattgtttattccatgtgtaactctgtgttgtctgttcacactgctatgctttatcttggccaggaaaTATTGAACTTACTTactactatagacatgtactgtatctAGTACATATATGAAACAGCATTGTTGAATATTTGTTCCTGATTGGCTAGAAGAGCATTCTAGAATGTACATTTATGCCAAATAGCGGGACAGTAGGGAAAGATATAGGGACACCTTGCAATCATGACGCAATAAGCGCCTACACATGCATACCCTACTTGCTACAAAGTTATCGAAAGCTAAACCAACAACCACACAAACCAAAATTGGATACATTGTAAATGCAGGTCCAACGAGGGgaaaaaatgtagctagctagcattaattTGTTTTTGCAGAGACATATTTTTTTGGAGCATCTGATGACCTAACATGGTGAGTGATGACCATCAATTTCTCTGGTACTCGCTACCGTTGCAGTCATGACGCAAGTGGTGCTATGATGTCAAATCCTCCGTCGTTGCTAGTTCGACCAGGTGTTTTCAGCAACTGATATTTTTTGATTTGGCAGGCTTGCTAGCAACaacctatttagctagcttctaAACTAATGTTTGATGTGCAATGTGATCTCCTTGTAATGAACAGTGTCAAGTGTCCTGACGAGAAGGCAAACTTTTCTAGATATGCCAGGCAAAATAGGGCATTATCAGCTCATTGTTACGGATGTATCCAAATGAAGGTTAATAGAAAACAGCTACTCTGCTTTTATTCTGTTTGCTGAGGTTGTAACTGTGTTAgccgtagctagctagctagcaagcaagcaagtgactgggtctcgtccataaaTATCGAACTAATCGAACAAATGCCTGGGTTGTGTCTTTAGCAACCAAAAGATCAGAAAGTAGGAATGTTCTGAAATAAATGAAAATATCAATGAGAAAACTGTATTTCTACCTGTAAATGTGTGCTTATAGTATTGTTTTCTTTGGCAACTGTGAACAGTTTGGCCGGGataaacagcttaaacaaacgaGACAGAATAcattttgctgttattctggctgcagagGTAGCAGTAAATAAGGTATAAGAACGTTGTCATTGAGTatttaaaaatatgtatatacatatcaccttaatttaaccaggtaggccagttgagaacaagttctcatttacaactgcgacctgggcatgataaagcaaagcagtgcgacaaaaacaacaacagagagttacacatgggataaacaaacgtacagtcaataacacaatagaaaatctgtatacagtgtgcaaatgaagtaaggaggtaaggcaataaataggtcatagtggagaagtaattacaatttagctattaacattggagtgatagatgtgcagatgaggtagtagaaatactggtgtgcaaaagagcagaaaacaaacaaacatggggatgaggtaggtagttggttggatgggctattcacagatgggctgtgtacagctacagcgatcggtaagctgctctgacagctgatgcttgaagttagtgagggagatataagtctccaacttcagtgatttatTTGCAATTTgttacagtcattggcagcagagaactggaaggaaaggtggccaaacgatgtgttggctttggggatgaccagtgaaatattccTGCtggctacgggtgggtgttgctatggtgaccggTGAGACGGAGAACAACATCCTGtccgtgagagtctcatctttccacgGAGtattagtttgtaggccaaaccattcAAACACTACAGACGTTTTCATGAGAAGCCGGAATTTCAGGGTGtttcctggtctgacaaacaatgCAGGagctctgccactttccaccATATATGTGGACGTGGGGGATTGAGACGCTACCCATCCCAAAAAAACACGGATCTCTCTAGCTTAAACAGACCGATTTTGAAGGGGAAGTTGCGTCAATCAACTCTAATTACCTCAGGAACCACACATGtgaaagcacctgctttcaatatagtTACCTATATCTAATCAATGGAAGATGGAATTCAAATGAAGGAATTAAAAGGTAAATCATAAGGAAAAAGGTTACAGTTACCAAGATCTGTGGCAGCAAGAAGTTACTGTATTCTATCTTGTGCGAGTCGGCTTTGTAGCTGTTtctatctctgtccctgcctACACCCggcatcactcactcactcactcactcactcactcactcactcactcactcactcactcactcactcactcactcactcactcactcactcacacacacacactgcacacacagcacagtccCTCCACCTGCTAGAGCGGCTCCGTTTATCTCTCCATTGCGCCTTAACAGCTCCAGTTAATAACATATTTTTTGGGTGCTTTTTTTGCTGCTTCCCTCGGATTGAATCGGACCGGGTCTGGTTGTCCTTGGGTCTGGTTGTCCTTGGGTCTGGTTGTCCTTGGGTCTGGTTGTCCTTGCGTCTGGTGGTCCTTGGGTCTGGTGGTCCTTGGGTCTGGTGGTCCTTGGGTCTGGTTGTCCTTGGGTCTGGTGGTCCTTGGGTCTGGTGGTCCTTGGGTCTGGTGGTCCTTCGGTCTGGTTGTCCTTGGGTCTGGTGGTCCTTGGGTCTGGTGGTCCTTGGGTCTGGTTGTCCTTGGGTCTGTTCAGACCGGCATTTTATCTTTAAGAACTAATTTATTCTGATAGGGGCCCGTTTAGGAAAGCCCAAGGTCCATTTCACAACAGGTCCAAGTTGTGTTGACTGGTTTGTAGGGTATAATGAACTTATTGTTACTTTGACTCAAATATTAAATGATAAGATACTCTTTAAGATTTCTGAGATTCTCACCCTCCGTTGGAGCTCTGGGCAGGATTCtactctccttcttctcctcctcagacagagagactgtacagGAGAGCCAATCGGTGTCTGAGGGAGCATACAGCATCCAACTACTGATTCTCACCAAGCCCTGAGGATCTGAaacagagaggaaaaggggatATACACActtactgacagacagacacacacagctgtacataGTTGCAGTGATGTTTCAAAAAAGTGTCTACAATAACCTGGAGTGTTCAGTACTTCTCGTCCATTTCTGATCTCTGTCCCCTCTTTGTTTCTCCAGGTGAGTGTAGGAtatggtgaccagccttctgatGAACAGGTAACGTTCACccgacctcctcctcctcttgcttcGGCAACAGAGACCACCGGGGTACCACCTAGTACTAATAGACAGAGGTGGGGCAAAGTACAACCAAGAAGACAATGATTGTGAGAATGTATTTAATTGCAAACCTGCATAAAGAGTTGCCACTTTCTCTATACATTTCAAAGGGAGAGTTCACCCAAATTGCAAAATagcatattggtttccttaccctgtgaGCAATGTTAGACCGCCACGTGTCCATATACTGCTTACAGAGTAAGGAAACcaatgtcattttttttaaactattccTTTAAAATAAGTTTCAATATCCAgaatatttatttaaccaggcaagccatttaagaacaaattcttatttacaatgacagcctaagaacagggaactcagggatttgatctagtgaccttttggttactgacccaatgctcttttttattttttatttattttactaggcaagtcagttaagaacaaattcttattttcaatgatggcctagcaacagtgggttaactgcctgttcaggggcagaacgacagatttgtaccttgtcagctcgggggtttgaacttgcaaccttctggttactagtccaacactctaaccactaggctaccaataTTACAGTATAATTGCAGTgcaactgttctgtctctccctcacatacagctaaatacagtgccttcagaaagcattaaCAGCCCTGGAGTTTTTACACATTTAGTTGTTACAAAGTGCGATTTAAATGTATTGTCACTTTTTTGTCAGCGATctgcacaaaatactctgtaatgttaGTAGAAGAAAGATTCTTATATTTTTTTTCTTATGGAAAATAAAACACTactatcttgattagataagtattcaatcccctgagtcaatatatgctagaatcacctttggcagcaattacagctgtgagactttctgggtaagcctccaagagctttgcacacctggattgtacaatatttgacaattattcttttaaaaaattcttcaagctctgtcaagttggttgttgatcattgctagacagccattttcaagtcttgcaatagattttctagccgatttaagtcaaaactgtaactagaccactcaagaacattcaaatttacatttggccttgtgttttaggtaattgtcctgctgTAAGGTGGATTTGTCTCTCCCAGTCtgttagaaagcagactgaaaaaAGTATTGCTCTAggactttgcctgtgcttagctctattctgtttctttttatcccaaAAAATGATAAGCATAAACATAACATGACACAGCCACCACCATTCATTTGtaaagatttctaaaaacataattccactttgacattatgggttattgtgtgtagatcagcgacacaaaatctacatttaaaccatttaaaattcagactgttacacaacaaaatgtgcaaaaagtcaacgggtgtgaatactgtctgaaggcaCTGCAGCTACCCATTGCACATTGTCTACACAAGTGGAGTGCGGTCTTCAGTCCCTTACCCTTTACTGTGAGGAAGACACTGGCTTTTTCATACCACTGTGCGTTGCTGACACGGCACACATACTCCCCCCCGTCTTCCAGTGTGACCCTCTCCAGTGTCAGGGACACATTCCCTCTATCCAGCCCCCCAGTTAGAGACACCCTGCCCTTGTACCGGGGGTCCACAGGGTCCTCCTGGATCTTGTGATCTCTGTACAACAAGGCAGGTTTGTCGAAGTCACCAGACCGGTACCAGCGCACCTCCAATGGCTCAGCATTGAAGAGAGGTGAGAGTTCACAAGCCAGAGAGACTGAGGAGTTCAACGCGGTCAAGATCCGACCATGATGAACCATCAAAGTGAAAACCTCTGGGATAAGAGTGAGATGTAGAGTTCTTGTAAGAGGGTGTGCAAAATTAGCCATTTATATAGGGCATTACAACATTTTGCTCCATAAGGAACTATCTTAATCCTCTATGAATGTTGTTATAGATTTACATGAGCAGTTGTAATGCATTAAGTATAGCTCATAAGGCTTACATGTGTTTATAAGGTATTATAAAGAGGGCATTCATAAGTGTTAATGAAAAAAGCTAAGACAGTTATATGGAAGAAATCCATGTTTTTGCAACTAGCAGAAAGTTGACGTGCTCACCAGGTCTTTGAGCTGCCATGAGAACTGTCAGAGCCGTCAGTGTCATCAACCTCAGCCACACACCTGTGTTTAAAGATGGAGGACATCCTATTGATGACAGTATCATCATAACTGCAGTTACTATAAAAAGTTGAATCTATTGCATCAATAAACACGTACAGTAGTAGGGTACAACACTGATATGTTCAGATAATAAAATATATTGAGTAAAACAGACATGCCTCTTGGTAGAGTATAGTGGAATTTCGTTCTGCAATGTTCAGTACGTTGCACCCTCCTGAATATGACCCTGGTCATTTGATCAAATGTCACGTTCTGTCTCAAAGCTAAAACCATTAGGTCATACAGTCAATGTGCAGGAACCATTGAACAAATAGGCTGTGTTATACTGAACGTTGGACCATGAGACTGTTAGGTTCTAAATATCAGAGTAAGAAATTGACGGACTCTATAAAAGCTCCAACCAAGTTGATTCACCCCAAAGGATCGAACAACTGAACAGACAAAAACATATTTCCAACAGTGGTAATATATATACCTCAATTTTGGtggagtctcctcctcctctctaaacaTGACATCTTTATTGATGTGCAGGACCTTAAGTGATACGGGCAATAAACTGTACCTTCTCCCTTACTGTGccctgacctgacctcggcccctttcctcactaatccacaacTCTCCATCCACTCTTGTCAGTGCCTGCCAACATGTGATCGTTTTCCCTGCACTCAGCACATTCCAAGCTTAATTGCATCCACCATATATgtacattcctcctacagataATCATTAACTTCGGGTGTAGACTCTAGACTATGGCACGCCTCATGCCTCTAGTATAACTGATGATTAACAATATTTCAAGTTTTGAAATCCGAACCCATCAAGACAAGTTAAattacagtgctttcggaaagtattcagaccccttgactttttccacattttgttatgttacagccatacTAGAAAATGTATTAGATAgttcccccccccctcatcaatctacacacaataccccataataacaaatcaaaacagtttttgcaaatgtatttttgctaaagtggctgggccactcaaggacattcaaataCATGTCCAGAAGCCATCCcggcattgtcttggctgtgtagttagggtcgttgtcctgttggaaggtgtacctttgcccccagtctgaggtcccgagtgcgctggagcaggttttcatcaatgatctctctgtactttgctcaattcatctttccctcgatcctgactagtctccctgccgctgaaaacatccccacagcatgatgctgccaccaccatgcttcaccgtagggatggtgcctggtttcttccagacgtgacgcttggcattcaggccaaagagttccatcttggttttgTCAAACcaaataatcttgtttctcatggtctgagagtccgtaaggtgccttttggcaagcgGGCTTTCATTtaccttttactgagaagtggcttccatctggccactctaccataaatgcctgattggtggagtgctgcagagactgttgtctttctggaaggttttcccatctccacagaggaattctggagctctgtcaaaatGACCATCTCCCTGATCAAGggagcagccagctctaggaagaatcttggtaggtccaaacttcttccatttaagaatgatggaggccactgtgttcttggggaccttcaattttGTTTTGGTAaaattccccagatctgtgcctcgacacaaccctgtctctgagctctaaggacaatcccttcgacctcatggcttggtttttgcgctAACATGCAttgtcatctgtgggaccttatatgtgcatgtgtgtctctttccaaatcatgtccaatcaatttaatttaccaatCCAATCAAGTtctaaaaacatctcaaggatgatcaatggaaacaggattcacctgagctcaatgttgattatcatagcaaagggtctgaattcttatgtaaatacggtatttctgttatttatgtttaatacatttgcaaaaatatcaaaatacatgtttttgtttcgcattatggggtattgtgtgtagatttatgtgaaaaaaatatattaatccgttttagaataaggctgtaacctaacaaaatgtggaaaaagagaaTGGGGTTTGAATATgatccaaatgcactgtacttaATGACTGCTGTCATAACTGCTATAAAAACATACACAATGGCAGCCATTGTTGAAATATATGTTTCCTCCATAGAAATTATTTTAATTATACAGGaagtacatttttttttgtattaGTATTATTTTTTGGTAGataataatgtaaaaaaaaatgtatttgaactAAATCCTTTGGTAAAACTTAGTTAAAGGAGACAAGAAATACAATGTCAAATTTGAATACATTTACAGTTTAGTCATTTAGGAGACGCTCTTAGctaaagcgacttacagttagtgcaatCATCTTAAAATAGCTGGGTAAAACAACCACATAGTACGAACTTTCATCAATATAGCAGCTATGTCTTATAAAGCATAATGCTTCAATGATCCAATAAGTAACTTGTTGGGCtccccgaccaaattcacatagaaatgtgcttttggtctgtcattctcattgaaagcaagtctaggTTGTTTTTACACTTACATGCGATTTCTGCTATCAGAATATGAAGATTGTAGGCCAATGCTACAGCTATGACTCTGTGGACTAAAGGaaaaaaataccaaaatatagtttttgaGTGATATTTCCCTTTAACAAGGAGACGCTCCGTCTTAATTCCTAACATCACGTTTACTGAAGAGAACCTCCCACGACAGTTTTTTACATTCTCATCAATTAAGACCAGAATGTGGATGATCTAGTTTCAGGCATTTATTTTACGCCTGGCTACATTAGGTTTGTAGGGGCACAGAGAAGTGGCTGAGACTGGtttacaaaaccaaaagtaaaagaggCAAAAACTCATCTTAAGAACGAGacgcatagaaatagcgcacatagaacagatctaggGTTTCTAGGTCGTGTTTAAACTTGACAGTTCATGCAGATTTAGTATTCGGATCATAGAGTTCTGTTCATGGAACTCCGAACGCGTCATGCAtctgttgtgtagtaaatatttacatttttattctgattgataaaaaataataataaattgcATTCCAAGTCTGAAATGTGCtttataaataaagcttgatcaTATTTTATTTGGACCTTGCGAAATGTGGAAGCCATACCATCCACTCACTAGGTGCAATGTAAGCGCCTATTACCTTCTATCAGCTGGCGGCTCGCCAGGGCGATGGGGATGGGCGATGGGTATTTCAACTTCAGTCGAGCTTCGAGGCTTatgtgttcaatcccagtgctaggcacttgtttttgtgtgtgtttttttaagcCTTTCCCAAACCTAAATGgaaccatttggaatgaatgcCTTAACTTAAACTTTAGTTCAACTTTTGCGGTGTTTGACTGACAGCCAAGATATGGCACCACATGGCGTAATTATGTCACTGCAGTTAAGCCAGGGTTGGCGTTTTATTTGGAAATAGGGCTGTGCAGTTTTCAAAAACATAGCCCTGTCACATGACTATACAGAAATAGGGATATATAATGAGATCAGGAGAGGGAGTGGACATACACAGCCTAGAAACAGTAGATCttttctatgtgcgctatttctatgcagctatttcaaacagctgaaaatacaatatttttggttatggaaaagatTATTCACAGCtttttagatggtacaatgattataTACACTATAATTGCTTGTTTGCCACATAAATTGAAATTTGGCAAACtgttagaattttagcaaccaggaaatggcagagtgatttcttcatagtgcatctttaaaccAATAAAGCAGCATCTCTTTCTAAATACAACTAAAcaaggggaggagatgagagaaagtGAAGGGAGATACAACGTTCTTCAAACAACGGCAGCAGTTTATCTAGTGAAATTAATTTCTACCTGAATGCATGATCCCTCCTTCAATTTCCAGCTGTTGTAACATCAAAGTTATCTTCGGCTATGGAATCCTCAGATGGCAATGTGACATATCCACAGTATATTTTAATTCTACTTTCTAATCAAAAATGGAGATAGAGcagcttctcttctctcctgtatgtcCACTCCCTCTCCTTATCTCATT comes from Oncorhynchus gorbuscha isolate QuinsamMale2020 ecotype Even-year linkage group LG24, OgorEven_v1.0, whole genome shotgun sequence and encodes:
- the LOC124013107 gene encoding butyrophilin subfamily 1 member A1-like isoform X4, whose amino-acid sequence is MTLTALTVLMAAQRPEVFTLMVHHGRILTALNSSVSLACELSPLFNAEPLEVRWYRSGDFDKPALLYRDHKIQEDPVDPRYKGRVSLTGGLDRGNVSLTLERVTLEDGGEYVCRVSNAQWYEKASVFLTVKVLGGTPVVSVAEARGGGGRVNVTCSSEGWSPYPTLTWRNKEGTEIRNGREVLNTPDPQGLVRISSWMLYAPSDTDWLSCTVSLSEEEKKESRILPRAPTEDKTESTEKPEEETALAGECGTQTAKETTTQCVPKEWGEVKRFKVDITLDPKPGHPYLQVSPNRKKVYSKTSKEPNVSTAPHVLSEDKFSSGQIYWEVVVRNGGIFNSFLGEKQSWYVGVATDTATLTTGVVPLTPQNGFWVFTFKKEKGCCVYDDPQMPVSGNESPSVLSDVSADILTTLGVFLDCDRQMISFYDADSKVHLYSLFNVVSSNTFFAVFSPGLRDTCPLTVK